The following are from one region of the Anabas testudineus chromosome 2, fAnaTes1.2, whole genome shotgun sequence genome:
- the gyg1b gene encoding glycogenin-1b yields the protein MSDQAFVTLATNDSYARGAMVLGQSLKNHNTSKKLVALIGPQVSEPCQSVLKRIYDEVRVVDVLDSGDTAHLALMKRPELGVTFTKLHCWTLTHYSKCVFLDADILVLSNIDELFDREELSAAPDPGWPDCFNSGVFVFCPSMETYGKLLQYCIEHGSFDGGDQGVLNGFFSNWATADISKHLPFIYNLSSIAIYTYLPAFKQYGGNAKVVHFLGKTKPWSYTFDPKAKQITGSVEKATTHPTFLLDWWSLYSSAVVPMLQEQYGDKPFHSGCVEFQYSDTVTYESEQSESVSSHDQALQPQLSSEERKQKWEQGQADYMGMDSFDNIKKKLDTFLK from the exons ACCAGGCTTTTGTGACTTTGGCTACTAATGACAGCTACGCTCGAGGAGCCATGGTTTTGGGCCAGTCCCTCAAAAACCACAATACATCAAAGAAGCTGGTAGCTCTCATTGGTCCACAAGTGTCAGAACCCTGCCA GTCTGTGCTGAAGAGGATCTATGACGAGGTGAGGGTGGTGGACGTGCTGGACAGTGGGGACACGGCACACCTGGCCCTGATGAAGAGGCCCGAACTGGGCGTCACCTTCACTAAACTCCACTGCTGGACTCTGACACATTACTCCAAATGTGTTTTCCTGGATGCAGACATACTG GTGCTTTCGAATATAGATGAGCTATTTGACAGAGAAGAATTGTCAGCTGCTCCCGACCCCGGCTGGCCTGACTGCTTCAAttctggtgtgtttgttttttgtccatcTATGGAGACGTATGGCAAACTGCTTCAGTATTGTATAGAACACGGCAGCTTTGACG GAGGAGACCAGGGTGTTTTGAATGGCTTCTTCAGTAACTGGGCAACCGCTGACATATCGAAACACCTCCCCTTCATTTACAACCTCAGCAGCATAGCCATCTACACTTACCTTCCAGCATTCAAGCA ATATGGGGGCAATGCCAAAGTGGTCCATTTCCTAGGGAAGACCAAGCCATGGAGCTACACATTTGACCCGAAGGCCAAACAGATCACAGGGAGTGTGGAGAAGGCCACCACACACCCCACCTTTCTGCTGGACTGGTGGAGCCTGTACTCCAGTGCTGTGGTGCCTATGTTACAGGAGCAATATGGAGACAAGCCTTTCCACTCCGGATGTGTGGAG TTCCAGTACAGTGACACTGTCACTTATGAGAGTGAACAG AGTGAGAGCGTCTCTTCACATGATCAAGCACTCCAACCCCAGCTGTCCTCAGAAGAACGGAAGCAGAAATGGGAGCAAGGTCAGGCAGACTACATGGGAATGGACTCGTTTGACAATATCAAGAAAAAGCTTGACACCTTTCTcaaataa
- the bdh1 gene encoding D-beta-hydroxybutyrate dehydrogenase, mitochondrial: MASLPVIRAALLVSFSVLVTVVLGFGLPALLNAVMAMLGLPQTSAAECIVVLYLLFVLYIATPRIPRGLVEVKGKAVFITGCDSGFGHALAKHLHKLGFTVFAGCFLKDKGGEGAKELEEFHSDRMKVVQLDVCSEEQVNEAVQYIKDNLEDSERGLWAVVNNAGLSTFGEVEFTSMDTYKQVSEVNLWGVIRVTKAVLPLIRRAKGRVVNVASMYGRMGNLLRSPYCVSKYGVEAFSDCLRYEMKAWGVKVSVIEPGNFIVATGILTRDIVATTANKLWAEAPSDVKEDYGKTHFEHHMALMRSYCNSGQKDVAPVLDDITDAIVSKRPYTRYNPMEPHWWIRVQLMTHLPGAISDLLYF, from the exons ATGGCCTCGCTTCCCGTGATCCGAGCTGCACTTCTCGTCtcattttctgttcttgtgACGGTCGTGCTGGGCTTCGGGCTCCCTGCTCTGCTGAACGCCGTGATGGCCATGTTGGGATTGCCCCAGACGAGTGCAGCCGAGTGCATAGTCGTgctgtatttactttttgtgttgTACATTGCGACGCCACGAATTCCCAGAGGATTGGTGGAG GTGAAGGGGAAAGCTGTGTTTATTACGGGATGCGACAGTGGTTTTGGTCATGCACTTGCCAAACACTTGCACAAGCTGGGTTTCACTGTCTTTGCTGGATGTTTTCTGAAG GATAAAGGTGGAGAAGGTGCAAAGGAGCTGGAGGAGTTTCATTCAGATCGCATGAAGGTGGTTCAGCTGGATGTCTGCAGCGAGGAGCAGGTGAACGAGGCTGTTCAATATATCAAAGACAACCTGGAAGATTCGGAGAGAG GTCTGTGGGCTGTGGTGAACAATGCTGGCTTGTCAACATTTGGAGAAGTGGAATTTACCTCCATGGACACCTACAAACAGGTGTCAGAGGTCAACCTGTGGGGCGTGATCAGGGTTACCAAAGCCGTTCTGCCATTAATCCGCAGAGCCAAAG gtCGTGTTGTGAATGTGGCCAGCATGTACGGGAGGATGGGAAATCTCTTGCGTTCACCTTACTGTGTATCTAAATACGGTGTAGAAGCTTTTTCTGATTGTCTTCGCTATGAGATGAAGGCCTGGGGAGTAAAAGTGTCCGTAATAGAACCGGGGAACTTCATTGTGGCCACTGGCATCCTGACCCGTGACATTGTGGCCACCACTGCAAACAAGCTCTGGGCTGAAGCCCCTTCGGATGTGAAGGAGGACTACGGGAAGACCCACTTTGAGCACCACATGGCTCTGATGCGCTCATACTGCAACAGCGGACAGAAGGATGTGGCGCCTGTTCTGGATGACATCACTGATGCCATCGTGTCCAAGCGTCCTTACACACGATACAACCCCATGGAGCCACACTGGTGGATCAGAGTGCAGCTGATGACCCACCTGCCTGGCGCCATATCTGACTTACTCTACTTCTAA